TCCTTTTGACCAAGACCTCACCAATACCCAAACCAGAACCAAGACCATTCAAGACCTGAGGTGTATTCCCAACACATTCTTACTCTCCTCATCACATATTGTTGGTTGGTCAGGACCCCTCATATTACTGTATGCATCATTTTATGACAAGCTATgtcctgcaacccatctctaggaaacatccacacacacattcacacacacactcatacactaaggacaatttagcctaccgaattcacctgtacagcatgtctttggactgtgggggaaaccagagcacctggagggaaCCTACGCaaaggcatggagaacatgcaaactccacacagaaacgccaactgagccgaggttagaaccagcaacccagcaaccttcttgctgtgaggcgacagcactacccactgcgccactgcctcgccctagtCACATAttattatgatagctgttttaagtTATTAAGTTATAAAGTTATCATTAAATTGCCTCTtgctacagttatgaaatagtttgataacaagcaggaaatgtagAAATCTAGGAAACCTACTTTGAATTGGTCTACAGTATATAGctcatttcctgttttacatttttaatttttatagcgtccgagaatccaaaaagagccacatattgatgatTATTGATATGATAACTGTTTTAAGTTATAAAGTTATGAAGTTATGAATAAATTGTCTCTtgctacagttatgaaatagtttgatgacaagcaggaaatgttcatgggccaatgacatggcCACTTTGAATTGGTCTATATACCTCAGAACTGGACAAACCCTGTAACATAAGCTTCAGATGCTATAGGAATTTACCCTGAACGTTACCTCAGATTTTGAAACCAAAAATTATACCTCATACCTtagattttttataatttttgtttcaTAAAAGTGGTTTAAAAAAGCTGGGATTAAAGTCAAAAACCTGACTTTAATGAGCCGAACTAAACGTCTACGCTTAAACTGGTTCCATAACATCAAGTAAAAGGTCATTTTATCGAACTTATCAGAGTTCAGTTTGAACAAtggggctaatatttcaggggggccaataaatctgacttcaactatatatatatatatattaatcattattaagagattaagtgaattaaaatggcatcaaattaCAGCAGGTAAATGTTATTATTACCTTGATGATTAAGCTTGAACTTAAGACTTAGCCTGAGAGTTAACCTGCTTTTGACCAGGCTAGTTAcccagcataagttgccagaATAACTGAGTTTTAACTATCGTAAATCTGATTTATGATATCGAATCCGCCGTTAAaaaacctgacttaccaaaataaaCCTAGCTTTTTCTTTAAGCTTGCTTTATGGAACAGCTCCCTGATCATACTTATtgagtctttcaggcttgtttgaaaccaacAGGTAAAGTGTCTTGAgaaagggttggaactaaactcctGCACTATTCTTTTGAAGTCACCATTGTGGTGAAATTTGGTTTCTTTGGTCACTAGGGCCTTGATCTGTACCTAAATTAACATACGTATTTTTTTTTATGGATGTCATGGTGattcaaaataacaacaaactATAGGATGTGACAATTAATTGTTTTGTCTGGTATATAGTgtcatggtggttgacaaccaatTACTGAGTGGTTTATGTGAttgagtaagaaaaaaaaaaaaaaaactaagagagACTTATAAGTGATCTACATGGCCCACACGTGCTGTACTACTGTGAGCAACGGGTGAGTGTTGGTGTGTGTAAACAGGCAACCACACGTGGGGCAAAACCACTCACCATCTGCCCCTCTTTCACCCAGTCCAGCTGAGGATGAACTCAGAACTGGTAGCGAAACCTCACTGAGGGCGTCTGCTGGGGCAACAGTGACATCACTGATCAAACAAACACAAGTGCTTCTCTtttatcataattaaaaaaagcacaacaaaatGAACCAATCAGCATATGAATATTTTATGCCCTCTGCTGTAATCTGAAAGTAAGCTATTTGCATGCTAGCAATATAAACGACACTCTCTAGGTTCCCATCCATAGCTGAAAACCTGACTTATGCAAAAAAATAGGAAAGAATAAATGATATTTTGTGTATAATGATAATTGATCATTTGTGAACAAACACAATGTCCATACCATTTAGGATAATAAAGTTGTCACTATATACACttagaaatgctgggttatttaaacacaaattgggtcaaatatggactaacccaaacaATGGGTTCAATTTGATCCTACAGtattaatttcataaaaaaatatgctaATATCCTAAATTATGGGTCCATATTACACCCTAAATTGGGTTGAAATACTCTAGCATTTTATAAAgtgtatgtttccatccaaagatgagaACTAAACTTATGCTGTGAAAGGATCATTTATTAGACTGGAAGTTGCtgcaaaagaaaaacattttttttttaatataataaataataaatacttttataCGAACTTGTTTTAAGACGCTTGATGTTTTAAAATTGATGAGTCGTTTCTGTTGATCATTTAACTAaagttaatataattttttttttttttttttgacagatttaGTCATGGACATTTCAGTATGACTAACAGTGACTACGACATCAGTAATCAAAccatttgccttaatctaattaagacaataataatattaaggcatttacatgagttgctttttgaacatTCTTTTCATGATtgcgttttacatgttatagcattaacagggtttctgcagatgtCATAATCTCcaatttaagatttatttaagaccattaaggataaaatttaagacctatatcacaatatcaaaatcATGCCAGGGAAAATGCTAAATCACAAAATTTGtggtaaaataaaatgatttaaattgaacggtactaaagacaggttagatgcactattgaactacaaaaaaaaaaaaaaacatattaaggctgatttatactttcgcctggctccACATTGCACACCTCATAAAATGGACGAGGCTTTTATGCTTGACgcgttcgccgttgtgatattcaATAACTGAAAAGtagtaagttattattattaatcattaatatcgttcaagatttaaaacaaattttaaaacaaatattttttaatatttatataaatgcacataaaaatacataaaacttaGCTAATGGCTTCCACATATCTTGGTCGAATCAAATCAACACTGAAATAACCTGAGTCCAAACAGCCCAGAGATCTTAATACCTCCAAACCAGATCAATTATCTGACTGTGCCTGCTGTACTACACCGCCTCACATTGATTTGGCCTTTCATATATTTGGCACTGTCTTCTTCTTGGCCCCTCAAAATGCCAGCTATGTGCAATTACTGCTGGAATTCTGAACAAAAGCCGTGCCGTGTCTCTGCTGGATTCAATCCGGCCCCGGTGTAGCACAAACTAGGTCAGTATGTACTTCAACAGCTGTGAGACCATACAGAGCTGATGTTACTGATGCCGAGCGTAATGGCCAGCAGTGAGCACTGTGGTTAACATCACTTAAACAAGAATGCTAGATACACTAATCATCAAACTTACTACAAGAGATCTAAACTTTTTGTTAATTACGATACATCAAACCAACTGTCAAAGCAAGTTCTTAGGTTAGCTTTTGGAGCATGCTCTCAGAAATCACCCCAACCCAAGCTCAGagttaaaaatataacatttgatAGAAATGTACCTTTAATTCTTCCTCCATATCTGAAACCCTCTTCTCCAATGCTTCTTTTTCCTACACAAGCAGACAAAACATTCAATTATGctttttgaaataataaaaaaaaataataataaaaaaaaaaaaaaaaaatatatatatatatatatatatatatatatatatatatatatatatatatatatatatatatatatataatgacagcAAAAACCtgtataattgcagtaataattagtaaaatggcAGTAATTACCATTTTTCCCTATTTTTTATGgtttaaatgcaaattatcaaCAGTAATAAGCtgtaatttcatgtttttttacgGTAAAGtatgttctgtatttttacagtttttgaatGTAATTTTGTGAAATGGTTATATTTTCTAATTTAACAGAAATCCTCTGGAAGCCCTGCTGCCAGACTTTTGACcatttttaacagattttttattaCAGTATAGTTGTTGGTATTTTACCATATCTTCTATGataaatggatgtttttttttttatttgtttttttttactaatactaTAATAATCCAAACGTAATGACAGCTGttaaaatgacacttaataaaaaataaaatagaaaataccgtaatactttagtttaggtcacaaaataaacaaacgaTTAACTAACACTGCTACagtagcttaataaactactaattagctgtttatgaaTAGTTAGTATGGCAGGATTcaggatgcagaataagatcatactttataacttcTAACAAGCAGTTAATATCTTAAAAATAAGCATGTAATAAGCCAGCATGAATTGAGACTTTGTTACTGGAAATACAATAAGTCAAGAAACATGAgcaatttaaagaaaacatgAAGAAGGAAATATTGGTTCAATACAGAAGTCAACACTAAAGAGAAACACTGAAATTTTAAAATTGTCAGTAATCATGTGATCatgtaatgatatatatataccctTTTCTCTGATTCAAATACAGTGGATCTCTCTGATATTCTGTCCTGCTTCTGAAACACATTCATAAAAGATTAATGAGCAACAGAGGATAAATGCACACAGAAGGGTCAAAGATGAGTCCCATTTTGTCAACACATAGGCtccttctgaaaacgtagccctttatacatttcCGGAGATCGCGAGTTATGTAGCCACAAGTAGGTTGCATTCGATCTCTAAAACGAACGGTATGAGGTGATATGACGCCATGTTTTTTTTTCGATGTTTACCAGCTgacagctgttaccagtttgttccaGTTAGTTTGCCATAattgttggcggacttgagacgcagaaaaGAGTTGACCATGGCAATTGGTTCGAGtctgaagaatggttccagaaagaaagacaaaaacagaatccaaaaaataaaataaacaagtaaataacgatgaaaacgtagtaaaaatcaggcgagggcttttctttttttgcattgctttttttaaactGATGGTTGGGCTTATGGAAGTAgttgggcaggtcaatcggtccttttgaaaacacaattggttgggtttagtgaaggaagagggtgggtgaGTCAATCGGttagtctgtcagtcagtcgacagtggcctctggtggatttacatgagaacagcaggcgcaaatggcactcgcatgAGAAATttgatctcaaaaagcatacagagCCGCCTCTGGTGGAGTCacgaaacaaaaactgcaacaaaactaGGTTAACGTGCTGTGTTAATGTGAGACTCTTATcacacaattaaaataatatcgctattaatctattctcaaggctgggttgggagctgggtttCTATGCaaactatgatgactttcaccttgataatTTAGCACGGATgcatacctgaccggtgagccgtctgacaaaaaagtgcccttctgaatcaaatcagcaggatgcctgactttaactgcagttcagcagtttcactttaactcatgaacatttcattcatgccctcatgacaaactggggtattagatgcaaataaagAGTAAGGGCTGGTgaaagtgttatggaatttaataatgcacgccaaatggaaagaaaaaaaaaacttccactttccacaaaaaaacaaacagttagtaaacacaagtacattttattgaacataatttattttcattgccaattatcagagtggaacagtttctcaagcagtttttgatgcattttggaaacaggagataagcccctggtctaatgcccCACCTGGCTTGAAAAACCCAtactcaaagacttattatttgggtagcacacatattctgaatgcctttggcagaacTCAAACGAtccattttaatctattttaatctattttggcgctctccaaaaatgtatatagcgttatgttttcagaatgagcctgggttgcattttgTTGACTATTGTaatatttgaaacaatatttgtgaaaataaaatgccaaaaacATGATATACAAGAAAATATAGTCTATAtaggtatattatattatttatatatgaaacAGTAAATAATAGGATAGACATAATGCTCCATTATTACTCCatcaaaacagatatatttatgcaGAAAATTAAATCTACATACTGTGCGTACTCTCAGATGTACTTATAATAAATGAACTAAGTAAACAgactaaatgctttaaaattatAACTGAGTACAAATGTTTTTAGAGCTATTGGTCTAAAATATACTAAAGTTTtaagatttaaaatgaaaataaactacTATTTTGGAGACCTTTAAATTCTTGTACTAAATATGTCTTCTTTGACCcagaagcaaaacaaaacaaaagtctttaaactcatattccagcctgatctcacgagaaaacgtaactattttatgtattttcggtttagtggctaattcctacaAATTCAGCCATaggaaaatgtacgattttaaaaggaggtgtgtcaCCAAACCCTACCCCTTAACCCAACTGTCAAGGGGGGGGggcttggttttttttttttttttgggggggggggggggggggttgggttgGGGGGggtaagcaaatcatactaaattgtaggaATGAGCTTGTATGTTTCATTACATAGTCATagcaaaacatgcacacacacacaaaaaaagggaTACATCTAGCTTTGTATATGCAGAATAAAATGTATACTTAGAAACATAAGAACAAACTGAATAGCATAATTTCAAACTAAATCTGtctgaaaaaaagtttgagatatACCCTGACAGCCTGTATTACTGGTTTAATCAGTTCAACCACCAGGGAATAATAGACATTGGAATGTTgggattgaccaatcagaatcaagtactcCAGAGAGCTGCAACACCTGTTGGACCACTAACTTGATACATGATTGGCTTTTCACAAATGATATGAGCATTTTAAAGGCTGGATTCAGCATATGCTAGTGTTATTAATCCAAGTCTCTCCTCTTGGCATAGTGATGATCCAGGCTATCTCTTACTTCATCTACTGGGACGGTCACCTCTTACCTGTGTGACTCTGTCCAGCTGCGAGCGGATTTTGGTGAGCTCCTGTTTGCTGTCCTCCAGTCGAGACTTCAGCTTCTCATTCTCAGACAGAGCATCCTCATACAGCTGATAAAGACAAACAAACTACAGTTTATCCCATTAAATTAGCATGTCCACCGGGAGACGCTTTCCTGACGCTGGTCAACCGAAGAGCACTAATTGCTTGCACTTGATAAACAAAAAATGCTATATGTGACAGCAAAACCAGTGTTGTGTTGCACAGATATTTTTTTAGTAATAGACCAAAACATATTGAATAAGTAAAAAGGATCGATTttccttttatgccaaaaataatttgaataacaACTAAAATACGTTTCATGAAGACATTTGCATCATATAAATTTCATaacatacagcagggaaaataagtaatGAATACGTCACTTTTTTCTTAGaatacatatttctaaaggtgccgttgacggtaacaaccaaagaaacccatatatgaaaagaaaacaaatctaattagtttacaaatgaagttatgcataataaaaggaaatgatgcagggaaaaagtattgaacacatgaagaaacatcatgtcaacagcttatttagaaatattattcgcaggaaaaaaacatgacatgttcaatactaaTGTTTACAAAATCCACCAGCATATGGACTAAAAATCCCAGCCAGGCaccgctcacacgcacctgttcctcatttggtattacacacactcacagctgggatctgctcatgaactgattacaagaactatttatacacacacacacacacacgcacacacacaagcacacacacacacacacacacacacacatcaatgccGAGTCTTGTCGTATTGTGAACTTTACAAACAAGGCGTTTTCTttgccttgccttgtcttgcctgtTTTGACCctcgctttttgtttgttttactgctTATTCCTGTCtactgcctgccttttgaccctCCACCTGATTaatgaccacgactctggattgcctgtatacatacagtttaagtcagaattatcagcccccctttgaattttactATCTTAAGCATTTATATAGTTACCAGTTACCATCAGTTATTGGCTCTCAATTATTAATAACCATTTATATTATAAGAAATGCAGTTAAGTTAAGTTTTTACTGGTTATGATTGTTGTGGAAACCATGACACATTTCAAGATTCATcgatgaaaaatatatattttgaaatagaaACATGATAAACAGTTTACTGTCAATTATAGTAATTGTATAAGTTATTTtctagagttcacacttagatactttttgacaacttgttagcaagttagcaggtttggcatgctgtagcaggagagaaccctgagctcggagagggttaagcccagggctcccgccaggtccttaaagcatgtgaggggagtacgaggtcaggtgtttctcgagagctcccctatgcaaaagaggaaaggaggagaaggggtggatgggggggttTCTTggggaaaacgaagataagggagtagttcttagctaagttacttatagtgagtttggatgaaTCTGATTAgctagctaatgagtgtagatgagtggccagctgcagtcaatcatatcacatgctcctctcaaaattaatttgtgaaacttcatttaagGTCTTACCTTATGAATTCCAAAGAGTGATATATTAGtcttttactttatatttaatataaatattaagctGCACAACAATTTTCAACttacaaaaatacataaacaattgTTTACAAAGGATCATGTGATTCGGAAGATGGAATTAATTACTGTGTGCTGctaataatttagtttaattaagcTTTAATTCAAAAggaatacattacattttaaaacacattcaaaaaagaaaacattttacaccATACTCCCTCACAAATTAATTAaaaggacctattatgcaaaaatgcttaaagggTTAAGAAAtataaccagtttcttcagaaacgctttgattgacattctccccttgtacatgtcatcagagggggaaagccccacccatcagtgatgatctctccctcattagcataagatgttagtcttgtttttgaatcagaCACATAGACATTTGAAGCTCCACtatcttttgaaaagagcacaatctcatttcaatttaaagcaacagtcacctaAATTCCAAACATTATTTGTAAGGTATTCTGAACTAAAACGTCACATACACACtttagggacatcagagattTTTTtaggattggtaaaatgaggcaTGATAGATCCCCTTCAATAAGCATAAGAGACTGCATTGAAAATTCCAGGCATTCCTGTCGTTGGGGACAACATTTGACAACTTAAAAACTAATATAAAGAGCATCgcaatgtattttgtgattcgGAGTTACCCTGACCTTCTTATAGTCTTTGCTGGTGGAGTCCTCGTCCGGTTTGCTCAGCGAGGCGAGTCTGTTTTCTCTGCGTGTGTAAGTGCTGGTTCGAGACGACAGACGGTCTGACAGAGAATCCACACCGCTGGAATCTGACCTGCTCATTCAAATCAATCTCCATCAGTTTAGCTAGCAGTGACGACATATAGATTCATCAATTATGTCTGTAAATAAG
The nucleotide sequence above comes from Danio rerio strain Tuebingen ecotype United States chromosome 23, GRCz12tu, whole genome shotgun sequence. Encoded proteins:
- the ppp1r12b gene encoding protein phosphatase 1 regulatory subunit 12B isoform X7, encoding MSSLYSRSKDLSSRSRKSLSDSPPSSPSPSTKTFRQDRASRSDSSGVDSLSDRLSSRTSTYTRRENRLASLSKPDEDSTSKDYKKLYEDALSENEKLKSRLEDSKQELTKIRSQLDRVTQKQDRISERSTVFESEKREKEALEKRVSDMEEELKTPPALARLQALRRGNARLLVENKAMLRTLARLSQTACLPESEDL
- the ppp1r12b gene encoding protein phosphatase 1 regulatory subunit 12B isoform X9, which gives rise to MSSVKGACGFTPSLKNHSSLKESEWMDENDNILYGCSGASLAQKLIEDSDLPGLLTEQDRASRSDSSGVDSLSDRLSSRTSTYTRRENRLASLSKPDEDSTSKDYKKLYEDALSENEKLKSRLEDSKQELTKIRSQLDRVTQKQDRISERSTVFESEKREKEALEKRVSDMEEELKTPSVRFRYQF
- the ppp1r12b gene encoding protein phosphatase 1 regulatory subunit 12B isoform X13, with amino-acid sequence MSSLYSRSKDLSSRSRKSLSDSPPSSPSPSTKTFRQDRASRSDSSGVDSLSDRLSSRTSTYTRRENRLASLSKPDEDSTSKDYKKLYEDALSENEKLKSRLEDSKQELTKIRSQLDRVTQKQDRISERSTVFESEKREKEALEKRVSDMEEELKQTPSVRFRYQF
- the ppp1r12b gene encoding protein phosphatase 1 regulatory subunit 12B isoform X6; amino-acid sequence: MSSVKGACGFTPSLKNHSSLKESEWMDENDNILYGCSGASLAQKLIEDSDLPGLLTEQDRASRSDSSGVDSLSDRLSSRTSTYTRRENRLASLSKPDEDSTSKDYKKLYEDALSENEKLKSRLEDSKQELTKIRSQLDRVTQKQDRISERSTVFESEKREKEALEKRVSDMEEELKVLTELKSDNQRLKDENGALIRVISKLSK
- the ppp1r12b gene encoding protein phosphatase 1 regulatory subunit 12B isoform X10; protein product: MSSLYSRSKDLSSRSRKSLSDSPPSSPSPSTKTFRQDRASRSDSSGVDSLSDRLSSRTSTYTRRENRLASLSKPDEDSTSKDYKKLYEDALSENEKLKSRLEDSKQELTKIRSQLDRVTQKQDRISERSTVFESEKREKEALEKRVSDMEEELKVLTELKSDNQRLKDENGALIRVISKLSK
- the ppp1r12b gene encoding protein phosphatase 1 regulatory subunit 12B isoform X14 — protein: MSSLYSRSKDLSSRSRKSLSDSPPSSPSPSTKTFRQDRASRSDSSGVDSLSDRLSSRTSTYTRRENRLASLSKPDEDSTSKDYKKLYEDALSENEKLKSRLEDSKQELTKIRSQLDRVTQEKEALEKRVSDMEEELKVLTELKSDNQRLKDENGALIRVISKLSK
- the ppp1r12b gene encoding protein phosphatase 1 regulatory subunit 12B isoform X11, which produces MSSLYSRSKDLSSRSRKSLSDSPPSSPSPSTKTFRQDRASRSDSSGVDSLSDRLSSRTSTYTRRENRLASLSKPDEDSTSKDYKKLYEDALSENEKLKSRLEDSKQELTKIRSQLDRVTQEKEALEKRVSDMEEELKTPPALARLQALRRGNARLLVENKAMLRTLARLSQTACLPESEDL
- the ppp1r12b gene encoding uncharacterized protein ppp1r12b isoform X16, which codes for MSSLYSRSKDLSSRSRKSLSDSPPSSPSPSTKTFRQDRASRSDSSGVDSLSDRLSSRTSTYTRRENRLASLSKPDEDSTSKDYKKLYEDALSENEKLKSRLEDSKQELTKIRSQLDRVTQEKEALEKRVSDMEEELKTPSVRFRYQF
- the ppp1r12b gene encoding protein phosphatase 1 regulatory subunit 12B isoform X15 gives rise to the protein MSSLYSRSKDLSSRSRKSLSDSPPSSPSPSTKTFRQDRASRSDSSGVDSLSDRLSSRTSTYTRRENRLASLSKPDEDSTSKDYKKLYEDALSENEKLKSRLEDSKQELTKIRSQLDRVTQKQDRISERSTVFESEKREKEALEKRVSDMEEELKTPSVRFRYQF
- the ppp1r12b gene encoding protein phosphatase 1 regulatory subunit 12B isoform X12 — translated: MSSVKGACGFTPSLKNHSSLKESEWMDENDNILYGCSGASLAQKLIEDSDLPGLLTEQDRASRSDSSGVDSLSDRLSSRTSTYTRRENRLASLSKPDEDSTSKDYKKLYEDALSENEKLKSRLEDSKQELTKIRSQLDRVTQEKEALEKRVSDMEEELKVHFYQMLYF